Within Halalkalibaculum roseum, the genomic segment ACTGAAATGGAGCCGTTTATGCAGACGGCTCAATATACGTTATTAAGCTATTTAAATGACAGCTGGATTTAGAAAATTAACAGTATGAGTAAATAGTTGCCAAACCCAGAGATGTAATCGAAATGATCTCCAAACGAATTAACCTCTGTTCGGGACCGCGAAATATTTCAACGGCCTTGATGTATTCCTTCGCTCAAAGAGAGGATACCAAGGTATTTGATGAACCTTTTTATGCCTTTTATCTGGATAAAACGGGGAAAGAGCATCCGGGCCGGGAAGAGGTGCTGAAAGCACAAAACCATGATCCGCAAAAGGTTTTGGAAGAACTTCTGTCTGAAGCCGCTGATAAACCGGTACTCTTTATTAAAAATATGGCTCATCACATGAGTTTGCTGGATAAGAATTTGCTCGCTGGATTTGCCCATATTTTTTTGATTCGTGATCCCAAAGAGATGTTGACATCTTTCATCAAAACCATACCGAATCCAACCCTGAGGGATACAGCCTATAAAGAACAGTATGAAATATTCTCATATGTAAAGGGTGAGCTTGGCCCGGAACCTGTAGTAATTGATGCCCGGGAGCTTCTTTTAAATCCCGAACCGGTTTTGTCGGAAGCTTGTAAAAGAGTAGGTATTGTATTTGATCCGGCTATGCTTTCTTGGGGAAAAGGTCCGATTCCTGAAGACGGGGTATGGGCAAAGTACTGGTATGATAGCGTGCATCAATCCACCGGTTTTGACCCCTATAAACCTAAGAATGAAGAGGTGCCTGACCACCTGAAGGGATTGCTTGAGGAGTGTTGTTTTTACTATGAGAAGATGTTTGAATATGCGATTAAAGCCATATAGAACACGGATAGCACGGAATATGCGGATGCTCCCGATTTTTCCAGCATCCAGCTTCCAGTACTATTCCTATGAGTTTTTTCTATTTTAGAAGATCTACTATAACCAGCTAATTGGACCAAATTCAAAATACAGATGACAAAGGGCGAAATAGAACTTCCCGACGCGAGAAACAAGGATATTAAGGTTTGGATTGGAGATCATCTTTATCCCAGGGAAGAGGCTAAAATATCGGTATTCGACAGCGTAGTGCAGGGGGGAGATGCGGTTTGGGAAGGCTTGCGTGTGTATGACGGGAAGATTTTTGCACTGGATGAGCACCTGGAGCGCCTCCAAAATTCTGCCCATGCCTTGGCTTTTGAGGATGTGCCTTCCAATAATACCATCAAACAGGCGTTATTTGAAACGCTTAAAGCGAATGGAATGAAAGATGAGACCCATATTCGCCTGACACTGACCCGCGGGAAGAAAGTGACTTCGTACATGGATCCGAAGGTAAACCGATACGGTCCCACACTGATAGTACTGGCAGAATGGAAACCGCCTATTCACGAAGAGAAAAAAGGATTGAGGCTGATCACCTCATCTATTCGAAGGAATCCGCCGCAGTGTATTGACTCCAAGATCCACCATAACAACCTCATCAACAATATACTGGCAAAAATAGAAGCCAATGTGGCAGGAGTGGACGGCGCTGTGATGATGGATATTGAAGGCTATGTATCGGAGGTTAATGCGACCAATATCTTTTTTGTTTTTGACGGAAAGGTTCTGACGCCTTTTGCTGATAGTTGCCTGCCCGGTATTACGAGACAACTGGTGATTGATCTATGCCTTGAAAATGATATTCCGGTAGCTGAGAAGCGGTTAAGCATGACTGAAATGTATACGGCGGATGAGTGCTTTACTACCGGTACGATGGGTGAATTGGCCCCGGCAATCGAAATCGACGGAAGAACCATTGGCAACGGAGAGATGGGCCTCATGACGAAGCGACTCAGGAAGCTGCATAAGAATCTGACAGAAAACAGTGGTGAACCGCTACCGTTTTAAAGTTCTCATTCAATTCAGGCTATTACACAGAGTTAAGCAGAGAGACACAGAGGGACACTGAGATCTACAGAGCTTTAGGAAACTTTGGAAGTTTCCTAAAGCTAGTTCAGGGCACCTTTACCCTTCACCCGCACGGAGGTGCCAGCAAACTCCGGCAGGGTCGATGATATGAACTTCCCTTCCCCATGGATAATCGGTAGGTTTTTTTATTTTCACTCCCTTAAATGTTTTCTCCAGATCCTTTTCTGAAATCATATCCCAATATGCATCCAAATCATCCACCTCAATTACTATCATCTGGTTCTGCTGCCACTCAATATTTTCATGATTCTGCAATAGAAAATATGCACCAGCCATCGAAAGGCCGCATAATTGGTCATCCCCCCATGTTTTGGTAAAGCCAAGTGACTCAAAAAAGGAGATTGCCAATTCGTAATCGTCACCTGAGGGGACAAATGGATATAATTTCTGGGCTTTCATGGCGTATTAGAATTTGAATTATTGTTAATGTTAAATGGGAAATGGGTTCGCCCTTTCTCATTTGAGGTTATGGTGCTCCATAAATTGGCCCGGTGTCATCCGGGTGTGTTGCTTAAAGACACGGTAAAAGGAGGCGCTGCTATTGAAGCCACAATCCCTTGCAATCCCTTCCAGGCTGAGTTGCTCATACTTTGTTTCATGCAGACACTTTTTCACCTCTCTGACACGGTAAGCATTTATAAATTCAAAGAAATTCTGATCGGCAATCTTATTTATGATATGGGACAGTTTATGGGCGGGCATATTCAACTGCTGACTTAAATCGGAAAGACGAAGCTCAGGATTTTTATAGGGTTTTTCGTTTTCCATATAATCTTCGACTATTGAAAACTTTCCGGCAAGTTCTTCTCGGTCATCTTGAACTTCCGTTTCTTTTTCTGAAAAGTCTACCGGGGTAAGGAAGAAAGAGTCAGGTTTTAGAATGGCTGCAAATCCCATGGTTTGAATAAACAGCGACAACACGAGGTAGGTAATATAGTCGGCTTGGATAAAGTACTCATAGTCAAATAGCAGTAGGAGATTATAACCCAGTGAGATTAGAAAAAAACCTATAAATCCGACCAATAGTAATCGTATCCATCTCGTCTGAACCATGCGGGTGTCGGAATACTGCCTTTCTGCTTTCCCAAAATATTTGTTAAACAGCCTGAGAGAGTACATGGAGTATATAAGAATGGACCCTAAAAAAGCGTAGAGGAAATAATCCGGCTCGTTGCCGTACGACTGATAGAAAGATTCCAGAGTATCGATTTTTACATTGCCGCTAAGCAGGTAAAATCTGCCTATATAGAGAACAGCCCCCAAAAATGGAAGCAGGTGAAAATAGTCGTACCACCGGTAATTGTTCCACTGCCGTACAGCACTTCTGCTGAAAAAGTAGATAGAGGGACCTACGAGAAACCATAGCGGAGCGGTAGCCCATATGAGATGCGGAACCGTTAAATACCACCTGAAATACTCAAATAGAAAATTCAGGCTTAGAAGTCCGACAAGGATCAGAATAACCGCCAGCCATTTTCTTTGGTTAATGAATCCCTTCGGCACTGCCAAAAGGATAGGCACCAGTATGAAGCACTGTACCGTGGCATAGGTAATTAAAATGGTCCAGAAGTTCTGTTCCATACTCCGTTAGAACAAATAGCATTGAAGATTGCCGTGTATTGAGATAATACGATAAGGAAAAACAGCAAGTAAAGCAGTTAGTACTCTCAACTTATAAAGATGAGAGTTCAACAAGGGGCAAATGGGTTTAGAAGCATGTAGATTTTGTAAAGTCGAAAATAATTTTTGAACTGAGCATGCAACTATATTTGAGCTTCTTGATTCTTTTTACCGCAAATGCCCCGGGTCTTTTAACGGGGCCAGGGTGTCTACAGCAAATAGATTTTTTTATAGGAGAATGGAATCTGGTGACGCGAGACCTGCAGAGTGATGGTAGTTTTGCACAAGGGCAGGCCATTTCTACTGCTTACCACATCCTGGATAGGAAAGCGAATCAGGATGATTTTAGGAGTTTAAATAGCAACGGGAAGGTGATATTTCGCGGGACCAGCATACGAAGCTGTCTTGAAGATACGACCGGTTATGTCATAGTCTGGATCATGCCGGGAAAAGAAGGATATACCGATTTAAGGGCAAGGTGAAAGGATGAAATACTGGCAGGTGAAGGAGAAGGGTATGATGATTACGGCTCCTTCAGAGAGCGATTCACCTATTTCAATATCACAGACAGCAGCTACTCATTTAGAATGCACAGATCTTATGACCAAGGACAAACCTGGCTGACAAATTTTTCAAGTATTGAAGCAACCAGGAAACGGTAACAAATATACAGATGATGAAAAAACATACTCTAATAGGATGTCTACTCTGCCTCATTTTCATTCAACCGGCATGCAGCCAGCAGGTGGGTTGGGAGCCATCCATGGATGAATACCTGGAATTCAGAAACGAACTGGGCCGGTTCAGCGGGACGGTTGCCATTTCCAGAAATGATGAATTAGTCTATTTACGATCCACAGGAACGGCTAATCGAAGCTGGAATATTCCGGTTAACGACTCCACAAAATATGATATAGCATCCGTCACCAAGATGTTTACGGCGGTAGGAATTGCCATGCTTTATGAGGACGGAAAGATCGGTCTGGATGATACTATTTTGGATCACTTCAGCGATTTTCCCATTAGTGAAATAGGAGCAGCTACCACCATCCGACAGCTCTTATCGCATACCAGCGGCATTAGTGATTTTTTCATGCAGCCCGGCTATCTGGAAACGGACCGGTACCGTTTGAGAGAGTTAGAGGATTATGACCGCTTTTATAATACCGTGGAAGTGAATGAATCACAGGTCGGGACCATGCACTATTCCAACACCAATTTCATGATACTAGGTCGAATTATTGAAAAAATCACTGGTGTGGATTTTTACACGTACATAAGAGAGAAAGTCTTCGACCCCCTGGGAATGGTCAACACCGGATTTTATGAACATGACCTTGTCGTCGGCAATATGGCTGTGGGCTATACCACGGATTCACAGGCAGTGACAGAATTCGGGGTCCCAATGGACGGCCGTCTGAGGGCCAACAGTTATATGCGTCCGGCCAGAGGAATGCCTGCGGGTGGAGCTTACAGTACGGTAGCTGATCTTTTGCGCTTCATGAAGGCATTAAGAAATGAGAGCCTGCTAAATAGTGAGACCTTTGAAGAATTTACAAAGGAGGATGGGGACGGGTATGCCCTTGGGTTTCAGAGCTACACGATGGACGGTATACGGTTTGTCGGGCATTCCGGAGGTTTCTACGGTGTAAGCAGCCAGATATTTTACCTGCCGGAAAAGGGGTATACCGTTGCCATACTTGCAAATAATGACTTCGGGGCACCCCCGGTATTCGACCGATTTATCAGTTACTTGACAGGAAGGAAAACCTATAAAGCAATAAGCTTAGATGAAGAAGCGCTTTCCCGGTTTGAGGGATTTTATGAAATAGTTCACGGAGAAATGAATGGCAAACAACTCGAGATACAAGTCAGAGATGATCACCTGCTATTTGATAATGAGTTGGAATTTTATCCCTATGACCGGAACTCCTTTTTTGACATAGATAACGAATCGTTTACGCTACGGTTTAGTGAGGATTCAGCAGGAATGATAGATGGTTTTCAATGGACAGACGGTCGAAATTTCACCGCCAGGGCCAAAACAGTGGCGGAAAATGAGATGGTAGAATTACAGAAACTTGAGATGAACGATACTGAGCTCGAAACCTATCTCGGTGACTTCGAATTCGGCGATTCAGGTATGATGCCCGGGCATAAGCCGGAAATTACGATTGATGATGGCACCCTCTTGGTTGACGGAAGGATGCGCTTTGTTCCATTCGATGTAGACAAGTTTTACCTTCAGGATGACAAGCAGATGCAGTTGCACTATATCAGAAATCAGGCAAATGAAATTACCGGTTTTCATGTAAAGCGTGGAGATAGCGTACTGGGAGAAGTTTCAAAATTGGATTAAGGAGTTAACATCCACCCCGTACCGGTAGCGGCTGATTTCTATAGAGGAAGAAGCTCATCCTTTGTAAAAGCATGCATCAACCTTAACCGGTGATGGCTGTGTCATTTATTTCTTCCTTTAAATTTACCGCTACCGGAGCTATCGGTATCGGATATTTCAATCGGTATAGCCTTTGATGCCGAGCCGCTGTATAAAGAGACATGAGGGAAGGGTATTTCAATACCCTCTTCGTCAAAACGGGCTTTGATGTCTTCCTGAATCGTGTTTCTCAACTGCAGGAACTCAGATACCGGTGCCCATACCAGGAACAGCAGGTCAATAGAAGAAGCGCCGAATGCATCGAACAGTATGATAGGCTTAGGTTCGCTTAAAGCAAATTCGTTTTTATCGGCGACATCCATAAGGATTTCCTTCACTTTTGAAATGTCTTCCTTATAAGCGACCGATACTTTAGCGTTGAAGCGACGAATTGGAAAGCGGGTAAGGTTTCGTACTTCCGTTTTAATGAGTGTTTCATTGGGGATGCGGACGAATTGGTTGTCGAAGGTTCGAAGTTTTGCGGAAAGCACGTCAATGGAAATGACTACCCCGGTGGTATTATTTACGGTGATAATATCATCCACCTTGAAAGGCTGCTCTGCAATGAGAAACAGTCCACTGATAATATTTGATACACTGGTTTGGGAAGCAAAACCGAGTGCAATACCGACAATACCGGCCGCTCCCAGAAGCGGGGCGAGGCTGATTCCCAACTGACCCATAATGGTTACAACCAGGATTATCAGTCCGGTATAAAACACCAGCTTCCCGGCCAGCATACCATAATGCGGTGCGTATTTCTTGGTAAAGAAGTTCCGTGCCCACCCCCTCAGGAGAAAAAGTACGGGAATAGTGATGATCAGGATCAGGGCAATCTTAAAAGAAAGCTGTAAAAACTCTTCCGAAAAATAGGTTTCCATATCTCCGATTACTGTTGATCTGTTATTGCTTTATTTACCGAACAGAAAAGACTCGTCAAATATCATTTTAAATGTTCGGGTCGCGAGGCTTCGATGTTCCGGTTTCCGGGGCGGACTGATAAGCTTGGCATTTTCCATTCCTTTTGGAAGTCGACCGCTCATGTTGATATCACTATATTGCTCTTCGCCCTGGTACACAATTCGGGTCTCGTCTGACCATAATTCTTCGTTATACACAAATAGTTTCAGTCGCTCAACGCGAAAGCAGAATTTGTCGAAGTTAAGGTCTTCTTCCGTCTTGTTAGTGATTTGAATCGGGCAGCTAACCATATGAGGTTTTCTCTCCACATTGCTGAGAGAGCGTCGTGCCTTGGTGATGGCCCAAAAACAGAGTTCTCCCTCAATGGGGGTCCCGAACCATGTTCTTGAGAGTTTTATCGAAGGCAGTTCGGTCAAAACTGTATCATTCTTCCCGATGCTGATGCGTAGCCAAACCGGAATGCGTGTAAATATTTGAATGCTTGCGCCGGGATTGACGCGCAGTGGATATTCTGAATTTACAACCAGGGGCAAATCCGGGAAAACCGGCATCAATTTTATAGTATTGCCCGGTTCTTTGGGCGCCCAGCGTGCCCACTCAAGATCTTCAGGAGGAGAATCTAATGCTTCTTTAGAGTCTGCATGACCGGCATATTGATGTCCGATCCAGATCTCTTCATCCTTATATTTAAGCCAAAGTCTTAAGTCGCCAAGCCGAAAGAAATCTGCTTTTTCACCTGATGAAAGCGTAAATTCGCCCCATTTATCGATGTTCATACAATCACTTGAATTTGGTACAATTGAAAATACGAATATAAGGAATCTGAAAGCTAAAATGTCCGGTCGTCACTCAATAACAGTTCCTCTACCCCGTTATCCTATTTACATGCCACATACCGGATATTTTGCGGTTAATGTATAATTAAATCACTTTATTACACTAAGAAGTAAGAAGTATTCAAGAAACAATATTTGCTATGGCAAAACAAAATCTCAAACCTGCGGCAGTACTTGTTCTATTACTCTCTCTTTTTCAGGGATGCGCCTCTTCGGAAAAAACAGCCCAAAGCAGTGAACAGCCAGACTCAAAATCTGTTGTGACGGTAAACGACAATGCCATCACACTAGCCGATTACCTGAGTCGTGTCCCCGGAGTGTATATTCAGGGTTCCGGCGATAATATTTCGATCAATATCAGAGGCTCTCAATCTATCAGCGGTACCAATAGACCCCTATTTGTTGTTAACAGACAGCAAGTAGGCAGGAGCTATTCGGTCGTCAATGCTATAGTTGACGTCAACGATATTGAGAATATAGAGGTTCTGAAGGGGTCCGAGGCCGGGTCCCGATACGGACTCAGAGGCAGCAATGGCGTTATTATCATTAAAACCAAAACCTCTGAAAGCGATAAGAAGGCCAGAATTGAAGAATTACTCAAGAAATACGGCGGAAACGGGTAGGCGGGTCAATTGAACCCTATTTGTATACCTTACCGCTAATCGTTTAGCTGGTTAAACTCTTTTGTAGCTGGTGCAGCTTCCATTTTCTTTGCCGTCCTTCTCACATTCTTCGCGAGTTTCAAAGCCTTGCTTGGAGTAGTCTTCAATATCACCGTTTTTAGACGTTAGTCTCCATCTCCATTCGTCCTTCACATCTTTGTAAATCTCACACTTCGGCATAAACTTCCTCTTTAATTATTACTGCATGTTTCTACTGCGGTCTGGGGAAAAACTCAGAGTAATCCCTTTTCCATCCCTTAAAATAAGAAATGCCTTGCAAGTCAACAACTTAGAGGTCAAATGAGCGCGAATAAAAACCTGAAATAATCAAAGGAAGACAGACTCTATTTTTATAGGTAAATGCGAAAAACTAAGTGGCAAAATTAAATCGGTCCATAGTCGAGCATAGCTTCCGCTACTTTTTTGAAGCCCGCGATATTAGCTCCTTTTACGTAGTCGAGTTTGCCGTTATCTCCTGTACCGTGTTCAACACACTTTTCATGGATACGTTTCATTATTTCAAACAACCGGTCGTTTACTTCTTCGGCTGACCAAGGTATGCCGAGAGCATTTTGTGAGATTTCGAGACCTGAAACGGCCACTCCCCCGGCATTGCAGGCTTTGCCCGGTGCATAGGGGATATCCGCCTCGCGAAAGAGCTGTGTAGCCTTATCGGTACAGGGCATATTAGCTCCTTCAGCTACCAGCTGCACATTACTATTCAGAAGGTTTTGCGCGTCCTTTCCGGTTATTTCATTTTGGGTAGCACAGGGCAGTGCGATATCACAGGGAATATGCCATGGTTTCTTGCCTTCATAATATTCGCAGCCGTACTCTTCTGCGTATTCACGAATTCTTCCTCTTCGCACCTCCTTCAATTCCTTGACGAAATCCAGTTTTTCCTCGTCAACTCCATCTTTGTCG encodes:
- a CDS encoding sulfotransferase family protein: MISKRINLCSGPRNISTALMYSFAQREDTKVFDEPFYAFYLDKTGKEHPGREEVLKAQNHDPQKVLEELLSEAADKPVLFIKNMAHHMSLLDKNLLAGFAHIFLIRDPKEMLTSFIKTIPNPTLRDTAYKEQYEIFSYVKGELGPEPVVIDARELLLNPEPVLSEACKRVGIVFDPAMLSWGKGPIPEDGVWAKYWYDSVHQSTGFDPYKPKNEEVPDHLKGLLEECCFYYEKMFEYAIKAI
- a CDS encoding aminotransferase class IV, with the translated sequence MTKGEIELPDARNKDIKVWIGDHLYPREEAKISVFDSVVQGGDAVWEGLRVYDGKIFALDEHLERLQNSAHALAFEDVPSNNTIKQALFETLKANGMKDETHIRLTLTRGKKVTSYMDPKVNRYGPTLIVLAEWKPPIHEEKKGLRLITSSIRRNPPQCIDSKIHHNNLINNILAKIEANVAGVDGAVMMDIEGYVSEVNATNIFFVFDGKVLTPFADSCLPGITRQLVIDLCLENDIPVAEKRLSMTEMYTADECFTTGTMGELAPAIEIDGRTIGNGEMGLMTKRLRKLHKNLTENSGEPLPF
- a CDS encoding bleomycin resistance protein codes for the protein MKAQKLYPFVPSGDDYELAISFFESLGFTKTWGDDQLCGLSMAGAYFLLQNHENIEWQQNQMIVIEVDDLDAYWDMISEKDLEKTFKGVKIKKPTDYPWGREVHIIDPAGVCWHLRAGEG
- a CDS encoding helix-turn-helix domain-containing protein; translation: MEQNFWTILITYATVQCFILVPILLAVPKGFINQRKWLAVILILVGLLSLNFLFEYFRWYLTVPHLIWATAPLWFLVGPSIYFFSRSAVRQWNNYRWYDYFHLLPFLGAVLYIGRFYLLSGNVKIDTLESFYQSYGNEPDYFLYAFLGSILIYSMYSLRLFNKYFGKAERQYSDTRMVQTRWIRLLLVGFIGFFLISLGYNLLLLFDYEYFIQADYITYLVLSLFIQTMGFAAILKPDSFFLTPVDFSEKETEVQDDREELAGKFSIVEDYMENEKPYKNPELRLSDLSQQLNMPAHKLSHIINKIADQNFFEFINAYRVREVKKCLHETKYEQLSLEGIARDCGFNSSASFYRVFKQHTRMTPGQFMEHHNLK
- a CDS encoding serine hydrolase domain-containing protein, which encodes MMKKHTLIGCLLCLIFIQPACSQQVGWEPSMDEYLEFRNELGRFSGTVAISRNDELVYLRSTGTANRSWNIPVNDSTKYDIASVTKMFTAVGIAMLYEDGKIGLDDTILDHFSDFPISEIGAATTIRQLLSHTSGISDFFMQPGYLETDRYRLRELEDYDRFYNTVEVNESQVGTMHYSNTNFMILGRIIEKITGVDFYTYIREKVFDPLGMVNTGFYEHDLVVGNMAVGYTTDSQAVTEFGVPMDGRLRANSYMRPARGMPAGGAYSTVADLLRFMKALRNESLLNSETFEEFTKEDGDGYALGFQSYTMDGIRFVGHSGGFYGVSSQIFYLPEKGYTVAILANNDFGAPPVFDRFISYLTGRKTYKAISLDEEALSRFEGFYEIVHGEMNGKQLEIQVRDDHLLFDNELEFYPYDRNSFFDIDNESFTLRFSEDSAGMIDGFQWTDGRNFTARAKTVAENEMVELQKLEMNDTELETYLGDFEFGDSGMMPGHKPEITIDDGTLLVDGRMRFVPFDVDKFYLQDDKQMQLHYIRNQANEITGFHVKRGDSVLGEVSKLD
- a CDS encoding mechanosensitive ion channel family protein translates to METYFSEEFLQLSFKIALILIITIPVLFLLRGWARNFFTKKYAPHYGMLAGKLVFYTGLIILVVTIMGQLGISLAPLLGAAGIVGIALGFASQTSVSNIISGLFLIAEQPFKVDDIITVNNTTGVVISIDVLSAKLRTFDNQFVRIPNETLIKTEVRNLTRFPIRRFNAKVSVAYKEDISKVKEILMDVADKNEFALSEPKPIILFDAFGASSIDLLFLVWAPVSEFLQLRNTIQEDIKARFDEEGIEIPFPHVSLYSGSASKAIPIEISDTDSSGSGKFKGRNK
- a CDS encoding DUF432 domain-containing protein, translating into MNIDKWGEFTLSSGEKADFFRLGDLRLWLKYKDEEIWIGHQYAGHADSKEALDSPPEDLEWARWAPKEPGNTIKLMPVFPDLPLVVNSEYPLRVNPGASIQIFTRIPVWLRISIGKNDTVLTELPSIKLSRTWFGTPIEGELCFWAITKARRSLSNVERKPHMVSCPIQITNKTEEDLNFDKFCFRVERLKLFVYNEELWSDETRIVYQGEEQYSDINMSGRLPKGMENAKLISPPRKPEHRSLATRTFKMIFDESFLFGK
- a CDS encoding TonB-dependent receptor plug domain-containing protein, with protein sequence MAKQNLKPAAVLVLLLSLFQGCASSEKTAQSSEQPDSKSVVTVNDNAITLADYLSRVPGVYIQGSGDNISINIRGSQSISGTNRPLFVVNRQQVGRSYSVVNAIVDVNDIENIEVLKGSEAGSRYGLRGSNGVIIIKTKTSESDKKARIEELLKKYGGNG